A single window of Maylandia zebra isolate NMK-2024a linkage group LG2, Mzebra_GT3a, whole genome shotgun sequence DNA harbors:
- the ccdc69 gene encoding coiled-coil domain-containing protein 69: MGCTQSKKKSKGKKGEKTQKANIRQDDEGKRASGEPDVCLEKQLERFEWQLRILREANGNPERVELLKDHGDEELCGLVLSILDKVKTETTADLNILHEQKSKSATEEHERHVEELQRRNEHEKNQLTEKFQAAENVLKAKVEELKAELQVYNELKRRVEESMFKKDLQRNIQAHGSPGAFWESEQESLVFVIEMKSERVQEQNRKLQQMDTLVEKNLALEDQIIHTMQQNEDLRVRIDNCQTLIQQLSKEQQDLKVALERQVASNQKLSQEKEQLMFKLRHRDSCPPIHLPTVMPEVTPR, encoded by the exons AAGAAAAGCAAAGGCAAGAAAGGAGAGAAGACTCAGAAGGCGAACATCCGCCAGGATGATGAAG GTAAACGTGCGTCAGGTGAGCCGGACGTCTGTCTGGAGAAGCAGTTGGAGCGGTTTGAGTGGCAGCTGAGGATTTTAAGGGAGGCCAATGGGAACCCAGAGAGGGTGGAGTTACTGAAAGACCATGGTGATGAAGAACTGTGTGGCCTCGTACTGAGCATCCTCGATAAG GTGAAAACGGAGACGACGGCCGATTTGAACATCCTGCATGAACAGAAGAGTAAATCTGCTACTGAGGAGCACGAGAGGCACGTGGAAG agctgcagaggaGAAACGAGCACGAGAAAAATCAACTGACAGAAAAGTTTCAGGCGGCTGAAAATGTTCTCAAG gctAAAGTGGAGGAGCTGAAGGCAGAGCTGCAGGTTTACAACGAGCTGAAGAGACGAGTCGAAGAATCGATGTTTAAGAAGGACCTGCAGAGGAAtatacag GCTCACGGGAGCCCAGGTGCATTCTGGGAGTCTGAGCAGGAGTCCCTGGTGTTTGTGATTGAGATGAAGAGTGAGCGCGTGCAGGAGCAGAACAGGAAGCTGCAGCAGATGGACACGCTG GTGGAGAAGAATTTGGCTTTGGAGGACCAGATCATTCACACCATGCAGCAGAACGAGGACCTGAGGGTCCGGATAGACAACTGCCAGACTCTCATTCA GCAGCTATCGAAGGAGCAGCAAGACCTGAAGGTGGCGCTGGAGAGGCAGGTAGCATCCAACCAGAAGCTTTCTCAGGAAAAAGAGCAGCTGATGTTCAAGCTGAGACACAGGGACTCGTGCCCGCCCATCCACCTGCCCACCGTGATGCCGGAGGTCACGCCAAGATGA